In a single window of the Acidobacteriota bacterium genome:
- a CDS encoding ABC transporter permease, whose amino-acid sequence MRFILNLTKREIRSSWRRLLFFFLCIALGVGSVVALRSLIINLNRVVGNDARALLTADIEVSSTNDFTPSEIGIVEEVIRASSMVEARDEAITTPSMARFETPTGVEIKFVDLKGVEPSFPLVGDFRLSDGTPFNFKQIENGGALLVSTLLEETGARIGDKVRIGENTFEIRGTFDEEPGGSSGFRLGSRVFIEKRAFDEAGITRNMSRVRRRILYRTSDDPTPLARELRTRLRGTTVQVNSYREQQENISEQFTRTENYLSLTGLLILVLGGIGIWNVSRAFVEQKRRSVAVLKCLGASGGRVLSVYILQILILGLLGSVAGVGLAQIGLWLGAWRFADVLPDKMSYVVGFGTSMQGIALGIIISTLFSLLPLMQIRSIKPRLLLRDENNANLRRLDWKGILIAAFCLLSLLGIAIWQAGSPQVGGIFLGGIAAAGIVLFVAASVLLWILKRFKRLRSLTLRQAINSLSRPGNQTRVVMLAVGLGVFVVLSVQLVQSSLLREFDLTQNSRLPSLIFADIQKSQIDGVSSTIKQRLGEEPEKIPTVRARIAGVNGEPLDLQQPQMRQQQGQIGREFAITYRAELESNENVIDGKWWPNEPSENPQVSVEDRFANRINVRPGDEITFDISGRKITAEVTSIRKFDLRNTRTAFVFVFRPGVLEKAPQTFASTVVGQIPATERQKLQRDLVEQFPNIQIFDVADILTTVNRLVGNFVIAVSFVGSFVLLSGILILIGAVALTKSQRIYENAILKTLGAKRRLLTGILVSEYFILGSLAGLIGAGFAAVLSYVACIYILNIDWSPEPMILVVGVAATALIVLTVGVLASFDVLFRKPLATLRSQ is encoded by the coding sequence ATGAGATTCATTCTCAATCTGACGAAACGCGAGATCCGCTCCTCATGGCGGCGGCTGCTCTTTTTCTTTTTGTGCATCGCGCTCGGTGTCGGATCGGTGGTTGCTCTCCGGTCGCTGATAATCAATCTGAATCGCGTCGTCGGCAACGATGCACGCGCTCTGCTTACAGCAGACATCGAGGTTTCGTCAACAAACGATTTCACGCCGTCCGAGATCGGCATTGTCGAAGAGGTGATCCGTGCGTCGTCGATGGTTGAGGCCCGTGACGAGGCGATCACGACGCCCTCGATGGCTCGTTTTGAAACGCCGACAGGCGTCGAAATAAAGTTCGTCGATCTGAAAGGCGTCGAGCCTTCATTCCCGCTCGTGGGCGATTTTCGGCTTTCGGACGGCACGCCGTTCAATTTCAAACAGATCGAGAACGGCGGCGCTTTGCTTGTCAGCACTTTGCTTGAGGAAACAGGAGCACGCATCGGCGACAAGGTTCGGATCGGTGAAAACACGTTCGAGATACGGGGCACGTTCGACGAAGAGCCCGGCGGCTCAAGCGGCTTTCGTTTGGGCAGCCGAGTGTTCATCGAAAAACGTGCGTTTGACGAAGCCGGTATCACACGAAACATGAGCCGTGTCCGCCGCCGAATTTTGTATCGCACGAGCGACGATCCGACGCCGCTTGCAAGAGAACTGCGGACACGTCTTCGCGGAACGACCGTTCAGGTGAATTCCTACCGCGAACAGCAGGAGAACATCAGCGAGCAATTCACCCGTACCGAGAACTATCTCTCGCTGACGGGCCTGCTGATACTCGTCCTCGGCGGCATCGGCATCTGGAACGTCTCGCGTGCTTTCGTCGAGCAGAAACGCCGCTCCGTCGCCGTCCTGAAATGTCTCGGAGCGTCGGGCGGACGCGTGCTTTCTGTTTACATTCTGCAGATATTGATACTTGGCTTACTGGGCAGCGTTGCGGGCGTAGGCCTCGCACAGATCGGACTCTGGCTCGGTGCGTGGCGGTTTGCCGACGTGCTTCCGGACAAGATGAGCTACGTCGTCGGATTCGGGACTTCGATGCAAGGCATCGCACTGGGCATCATAATTTCCACGCTCTTTTCGCTGCTGCCGCTGATGCAGATACGCTCGATCAAGCCGCGGCTGCTGCTTCGAGATGAGAACAATGCAAATCTCCGCCGCCTTGATTGGAAAGGCATCCTGATCGCGGCGTTCTGTCTGCTTTCGCTGCTCGGCATCGCAATTTGGCAGGCCGGCTCTCCTCAGGTCGGCGGCATCTTTCTCGGCGGTATTGCGGCAGCGGGGATCGTTCTTTTCGTCGCCGCATCGGTTCTACTCTGGATTCTAAAACGCTTCAAAAGACTTCGCTCGCTGACGCTGCGGCAGGCGATAAACTCGCTGTCACGCCCCGGCAATCAAACACGCGTCGTTATGCTGGCGGTCGGGCTCGGCGTATTCGTCGTGCTTTCGGTGCAGCTTGTCCAGTCAAGCTTGTTGCGGGAGTTTGATCTGACGCAAAACAGCCGCCTGCCAAGCCTGATATTCGCCGACATCCAGAAAAGTCAGATCGACGGCGTCTCGTCGACCATCAAACAGCGGCTGGGCGAAGAGCCCGAAAAGATCCCGACCGTGCGAGCCCGCATCGCTGGGGTAAACGGTGAGCCGCTGGACCTGCAGCAGCCGCAGATGCGCCAGCAGCAAGGACAGATCGGCCGCGAATTTGCGATCACTTACCGCGCTGAACTGGAATCGAACGAAAACGTAATTGACGGCAAATGGTGGCCCAACGAGCCTTCCGAAAACCCGCAAGTCTCAGTCGAGGACCGCTTCGCTAACCGTATCAACGTCCGTCCCGGCGACGAGATAACGTTCGATATTTCCGGCCGAAAGATAACCGCAGAGGTAACGAGCATCCGTAAATTTGACCTGCGAAACACACGCACGGCGTTCGTCTTCGTGTTTCGTCCCGGTGTATTGGAAAAAGCACCGCAGACCTTTGCATCGACGGTTGTCGGACAGATACCGGCGACCGAGCGGCAAAAGCTGCAGCGGGACCTGGTCGAGCAATTCCCTAACATACAGATATTTGACGTTGCGGACATCCTGACGACCGTTAACCGCCTCGTCGGCAACTTCGTCATTGCGGTTTCCTTCGTCGGCAGCTTCGTTCTGCTGAGCGGCATCTTGATCCTGATCGGCGCCGTGGCACTCACAAAGTCGCAGCGAATTTACGAGAACGCGATTCTTAAAACGTTAGGGGCAAAACGCCGATTGCTGACGGGTATCCTGGTGTCGGAGTATTTCATCCTCGGCAGCCTCGCGGGGCTGATAGGTGCGGGATTTGCGGCCGTTCTGTCTTACGTGGCGTGCATCTATATCTTGAACATCGATTGGTCGCCGGAGCCCATGATACTCGTTGTCGGCGTTGCCGCTACGGCCTTGATCGTTCTTACGGTAGGTGTACTGGCAAGCTTTGATGTGCTTTTCCGGAAGCCACTTGCGACTTTGCGTTCACAATGA